TGCTGTATCTAAGAGAGTCTCTTGATTTTTAGCTTCAAGGATTGAGTTATCCAGCTTTTCGACATTTCTATATAGGCATGCACCTAAATCGGATATTGATTCAATTAAGGTTTCTTCCAATTTACAATTAAAATCTTTACCAATAGATTTTTTATTAAGAGCAACTTCACTTAAATCTTTTAGATAGCTGATCACAGAAGGAATAATTCCTCTCTTCGTCATATCAAGTAAGGTAAGCGCTTCAATGTGCAGTACTTTGATATATTCTTCTAACATGATATGATATCTTGAATTAATTTCTGCTTCAGAGAAAATATTGTGTTTAGTAAATAATTTTACATTTTTCTCAGCTATAAAATATGGAAGAGCCTCAACTGTGGACTTAAGATTTAAAAGTCCTCGTTTTTCGGATTCTTTAACCCATTCATCGGAGTAATTGTTGCCATTAAATATAATTCTCTTATGGTTTCTGATGGTTTCTTTGACGATTGAAGTTAATTCTGCTTTAAAATCAGAAGCCTTTTCAAGTCTATCCGCAAACTGAGACAGGCTTTCTGCAACGATTGTATTAAGAACAACATTAGGATCAGAGATAGAGGAACTTGAACCAAGCATTCTAAATTCAAATTTATTACCTGTGAAGGCAAATGGAGAAGTTCTGTTTCTGTCGGTAGTATCCTTAGGGAAATGGGGCAGTACAGTTGCTCCGATTTCCATTTGACATTTTTCCTTTTGATTGTAGCAGGTATCATTTTCAATGGATTCTATAATTTCTGTCAGTTCATCTCCAAGGAAAATGGAAATAATAGCAGGAGGTGCTTCGTTAGCTCCCAATCTATGATCATTACCTGCACTTGCTACGGATATACGGAGTAAATCCTGATATTCATCAACTGCTTTGATCACAGCGGATAAGAATAATAAAAATTGCGCATTTTCATAAGGTGTTTCACCTGGTTCTAAAAGATTTACACCAGTATTGGTTGAAATAGACCAGTTATTATGTTTTCCGCTTCCATTAACCCCTGCAAAAGGTTTTTCATGCAGCAGACAAACAAGATTGTGTTTATTTGCAATCTTTTTCATAAGTTCCATGATCAATTGGTTATGGTCTGCTGCAACATTAACTGTTGAAAATATTGGAGCTATCTCATGTTGGGCAGGAGCTACCTCATTGTGTTTCGTTTTAGCAAGCACACCTAGTTTCCAAAGTTCTTCATCTAATTCTTTCATGAAGGCGGAAACTCTTGGCTTAATAGAAGCAAAATAATGATCTTCTAATTCCTGACCTTTTGGAGGTCTTGCGCCAAACAAAGTTCTGCCGCAATAAATTAAATCAGGACGTTTTTCATATAATTCTTTATCTATTAAGAAGTACTCCTGTTCCGGACCTACAGTTGCTATAACTCTTTTTACATCTTTATTTCCAAAGAGTCTTAAAATTCTTTTAGCTTCTTTATTAATGACTTCCATTGAACGGAGCAGAGGAGTTTTCTTGTCAAGAGCTTCTCCGCTGTATGAACAGAAAGCAGTTGGGATATAAAGGGTGTTATCCTTTACAAACGCATATGAAGTAGGATCCCAGGCAGTATATCCACGGGCTTCAAAAGTTGATCGAATTCCTCCGCTTGGAAAGCTTGAAGCATCAGGTTCTCCTCGTACAAGTTCTTTGCCTGAAAACTCCATGATGATATTATCATCGCCAGAAGGAGAAATAAAACTGTCATGTTTTTCTGCTGTTACACCTGTCATCGGTTGGAACCAATGAGTAAAATGTGTAGCTCCTTTTTCAATTGCCCATTCTTTCATGGCACTGGCCACAACATTTGCTACATCTAAATTCAAATGCTTTTGTTCTGCAATTGTTCTTTTGAGTGCTTTATATACATCTTTAGGTAATCTTTGTCTCATTACCTTATCATTAAAAACCATGCTTCCAAATAAATTTGGGATATCCATAATCATTCCTCCTTATAAAAGTTCTATTCCTGCTTCTTTACAGGATGCAATAGTTTCATCATTCCAAATAGATACCTGTACTTCTCCTATATGGGCTTTAGCCAGCAGTAACATACACAATCTGGATTGCCCAATTCCGCCACCCATTGTAAGAGGTAATTCTCCATTTAAAAGCATTTTATGGAATGGAAGAGTTCTCTTTTCATCCCAGCCTGCTTTTGTCAATTGTTCATCCAGGGCTTTTTCATCTACACGAATACCCATGGAAGAAACTTCAAAAGCTCTGCCAAGTACGTCATTCCAAAATACGATGTCTCCATTGAGTTTCCAATCATCATAGTCTGGTGAACGGCCATCATGTTTCTGACCGGATTTTAATAAATCTCCTATTTGCATAACAAATGCGGTCTTATGTTCTTTTAAATAAACATCTTCTCTTTCTTTAGGAGATAATTCAGGATACATATCTTCCAGTTCTTGAGTGGTAACAAAGCTTACATCACGAGATAATTCAACTGGAATTAGGGGAAATTCCTTCTTTAGTTCATCCAGAGTATTGCAAACAGCATTGACAATAAGCTTAACTGTTTCTTTTAAGTAGTCTGTATTACGGTCTTCTCTGGTAATTACTTTTTCCCAGTCCCATTGATCTACATAAATAGAATGTAAGTTATCCATTTCTTCATCTCTTCGGATTGCGTTCATATCCGTATAAAGGCCTTCTCCAGGCTGAAAACCATACTTATGAAGAGCCATCCTCTTCCACTTTGCAAGAGAGTGAACAATCTGTGCTTCAGTTTTAGTTTCTAATATATCAAAGCTTACTGGACGTTCTACGCCGTTTAAGTTATCATTAAGTCCTGTATTTGGATCAACAAATAGTGGAGCAGAAACCCTTTTTAGATTTAAAGCTCTTTTGATCTCATCTTCAAAAATTCTTTTTAACATTCCTATTGCTGTCTGAGTTTCGTAGAGGTTTAGTAAAGGTTTATAGTCCTTTGGTATTACAGTTTTTTTCATTTTTTCACCCCTCCTTTCAAAAAAATAAGGCGCCATAGGTTTTTTACCTATAGCGCCTTTGCTTTATGAACGTAGTATATCACCAAAAATTTTATTTGTAAATACATTTTTTAAAATTTGCAAGAAAAATATACGGACTTGCAATTTTCAACCCTAAAATCTATTTTTTTAGTGGATTTTCTGCTTTAAGATGAATATTAATATATTAATTCCTTCAATTTATTGTTGACATTATTATTATTTTCCTATATTATATTACTACAGTGAACAAAGGCGTTCACCAAATAACAAAGACAATTGTATTTTTGTCTGTTTTTGTTATTAGGTGAACGCCTTTTTTTGTTTAGATCTTATGGAGGTGGGATTATGCTGAAAGAAGGAGAAATACGAATACCATCCGGTTGTGCTATATCGGGAATTTTTTCAAAGTCGGGCAAAAGAATTAGTGGGGAATCTATTATTAAGTCGATTGCAACAATGCATGACCGCTCTAATGGTTTAGGAGGAGGATTCGCTGCTTACGGAATTTATCCTGAGTACAAAGACTATTATGCTTTTCATATATTTTACGACGGAAATATCTCGAAAAAAGAATGTGAAGAATTTTTGGAACGTCATTTTGACATAATTAATCTTTCTAAAATACCAACAAGGAAGACTCCAGGAATCACAGATGTACCGTTGATCTGGAGATATTTTGTGACACCTCTTCCAACCAAATTAAATGAAAGTCAGTTGGATGAGAAAGAGTTTGTGGCAAGATGCGTCATGAAAATAAATACGAAAATTAATGGAGCATATGTGTTTTCCAGTGGTAAAAATATGGGCGTTTTTAAAGCGGTAGGCTATCCCGAGGATGTCGGAGAATTCTATAGACTTTCAGAGTATGAAGGTTATTCCTGGACCGCTCATGGAAGATATCCAACCAATACCCCAGGATGGTGGGGAGGAGCCCATCCTTTTGCATTATTAGATTACTCTGTAGTACACAATGGTGAAATATCTTCTTATGATGCTAATAGAAGATCTATTGAAATGTATGGCTATAAATGCACATTACAGACAGACACTGAAGTCATTACTTATATCATCGATTATTTAAATCGTAAAATAGGACTTAATTTAGAAGAAATATCGGCTGTTGTTGCAGCTCCATTCTGGCAGGTTATTGACAGGATGCCAAAGGAAGAAAAAGAAAAGTATACGTATTTGAGAAGTGCTTTTGCATCTTTACTGATCACAGGGCCGTTTTCCATATTAGTAGGATTTGATGGAGGGATGATGGCGTTAAATGACAGATTAAAACTTCGTTCCATGGTGGTTGGAGAAAAAGATGACATGGTTTACATGGCAAGTGAGGAATGTGCTATACGAGTTATAGAACAGAATTTAGACAAAGTTTGGTCGCCTCAGGGTGGAGAAGCAGTTATTGTTACGTTGAATGGAGGTGCAAAGTAATGGGGATTAATTATTTATATCCTGAATACGAAGTTGTACGAAATATGGATAGATGTATAAACTGTAGAGTTTGTGAACGACAGTGTGCCAATGAAGTTCATAGCTTCGATGAAGAGAGAAAGATTATGTGCAGTGATGATGCTTTATGTGTCAACTGCCATAGGTGTGTATCTCTTTGCCCAACAAGAGCCCTTAAAATAGTAAAAACTGATCATACATTCAAGGAAAATGCCAACTGGAGCGGCAGAGCGATTACAGAAATCTATAAGCAGGCGGAAAGCGGTGGAGTACTTCTTTCCAGTATGGGAAATCCAAATAATTATCCTGTTTACTTTGATAAAATTCTTATCAATGCCTCTC
The genomic region above belongs to Defluviitalea saccharophila and contains:
- a CDS encoding glutamine synthetase III, with product MIMDIPNLFGSMVFNDKVMRQRLPKDVYKALKRTIAEQKHLNLDVANVVASAMKEWAIEKGATHFTHWFQPMTGVTAEKHDSFISPSGDDNIIMEFSGKELVRGEPDASSFPSGGIRSTFEARGYTAWDPTSYAFVKDNTLYIPTAFCSYSGEALDKKTPLLRSMEVINKEAKRILRLFGNKDVKRVIATVGPEQEYFLIDKELYEKRPDLIYCGRTLFGARPPKGQELEDHYFASIKPRVSAFMKELDEELWKLGVLAKTKHNEVAPAQHEIAPIFSTVNVAADHNQLIMELMKKIANKHNLVCLLHEKPFAGVNGSGKHNNWSISTNTGVNLLEPGETPYENAQFLLFLSAVIKAVDEYQDLLRISVASAGNDHRLGANEAPPAIISIFLGDELTEIIESIENDTCYNQKEKCQMEIGATVLPHFPKDTTDRNRTSPFAFTGNKFEFRMLGSSSSISDPNVVLNTIVAESLSQFADRLEKASDFKAELTSIVKETIRNHKRIIFNGNNYSDEWVKESEKRGLLNLKSTVEALPYFIAEKNVKLFTKHNIFSEAEINSRYHIMLEEYIKVLHIEALTLLDMTKRGIIPSVISYLKDLSEVALNKKSIGKDFNCKLEETLIESISDLGACLYRNVEKLDNSILEAKNQETLLDTAKYYREVVFIAMQELRSVIDNLETKVGKKYWAFPTYGELLYSVY
- the asnA gene encoding aspartate--ammonia ligase, producing MKKTVIPKDYKPLLNLYETQTAIGMLKRIFEDEIKRALNLKRVSAPLFVDPNTGLNDNLNGVERPVSFDILETKTEAQIVHSLAKWKRMALHKYGFQPGEGLYTDMNAIRRDEEMDNLHSIYVDQWDWEKVITREDRNTDYLKETVKLIVNAVCNTLDELKKEFPLIPVELSRDVSFVTTQELEDMYPELSPKEREDVYLKEHKTAFVMQIGDLLKSGQKHDGRSPDYDDWKLNGDIVFWNDVLGRAFEVSSMGIRVDEKALDEQLTKAGWDEKRTLPFHKMLLNGELPLTMGGGIGQSRLCMLLLAKAHIGEVQVSIWNDETIASCKEAGIELL
- a CDS encoding glutamine amidotransferase family protein; its protein translation is MLKEGEIRIPSGCAISGIFSKSGKRISGESIIKSIATMHDRSNGLGGGFAAYGIYPEYKDYYAFHIFYDGNISKKECEEFLERHFDIINLSKIPTRKTPGITDVPLIWRYFVTPLPTKLNESQLDEKEFVARCVMKINTKINGAYVFSSGKNMGVFKAVGYPEDVGEFYRLSEYEGYSWTAHGRYPTNTPGWWGGAHPFALLDYSVVHNGEISSYDANRRSIEMYGYKCTLQTDTEVITYIIDYLNRKIGLNLEEISAVVAAPFWQVIDRMPKEEKEKYTYLRSAFASLLITGPFSILVGFDGGMMALNDRLKLRSMVVGEKDDMVYMASEECAIRVIEQNLDKVWSPQGGEAVIVTLNGGAK